Proteins encoded in a region of the Takifugu flavidus isolate HTHZ2018 chromosome 10, ASM371156v2, whole genome shotgun sequence genome:
- the LOC130532329 gene encoding AT-rich interactive domain-containing protein 1A-like isoform X3, which yields MAAQVASATTLNTSPPSELKKPDRDPKEESVPGEKQSDKKQPGLDSGSPGRGDLQDGSDSGNAGGGGEPEMKNGNGNPPRANNNNQNDSAGPEGNNHPGFVHHHGPAFPPPSYGYSQHYGRAPFHQHGGQQSPGMAAAAGPVVQSGNIMDPYQPNSHDHGFSNHQFNSYSPFPNRTPYPGQAYAMNSPRSNQAPTAGGQPANVKQPPPSGGPTAMVGSYNNQRYNIGNPQPTSTPTLNKLLTSPSSTRAYSNYPSSDYSSQEGASKGPSDMGSSGLYGGSNPAWQQRSHLPSPMSPGSAGQPLVRNQPPGSMDPMAKMRGQPYGAGSPYSQQSQQGPPTVPQQGPGYPGQGYGSPGQQRYPVGMQGRSPGGMGGMPYGPQMGSYGQQGPGGYGSQGQAPYYGQPSQAPHTGQQQTPYSPSPQGQPSGQTSYPGQPHPPSTASHGQAGPPYQQPHMPPQSQGPLSAPAQGSPQAQPPYSQASGPQSGQSMYGQQQVPPNQAQQQQQSSQDTPGSQGQPSYPGSTQVPPQPPSQQQPQSQAPPQPTGHSQHPQGQPVAYPQQQQAQQSPYQRFPPPQQDLSGSIDDLPTGTEGALSPGVSTSGVSSNQGEQSNQAQSPFSPHTSPHLPGIRGPSPSPAGSPASSSTPRTGPLSPANMPGTQMPPRPSSVQSDGSLHPAMSQSPMAQDRGFMQRNPQMPPYGSPQSASALSPRQSSGGQMHPGMGPYQQNNSMGGYAQQGGQYGPQGYPRQPGYGSMPNANYPGVGMGPMNPMTGQGAGSPYSGMPPGRMPPNQMGARPYGPNMGPNMGPNMGPNMPPNMANIPPQVSSGMCPPPVMNRKPQDPAAMQHPPSNSMHNRMPGYHNMSPGMMGSGPHYGPPMNSMPGMMNTQGGSPYAIGPNIANNSSGMASGPEVNNKMNNKVDGNTTPKPEPKSKKSNSSTTSNEKITRLYDLGPEPDRKMWVERYLAFVEEKAMGLTNLPAVGRKPLDLFLLYTSVKGFGGMSQVNKNKKWRDLAASLNVGTSSSAASSLKKQYIQCLYAFECKIERGEDPPPEIFTDNKKSQPAKVQPPSPASLSSTAGSGSLQGPQTPQSTSSSMAEGGDLKPPTPASTPHTQMPPMPPGSRSSVNLQDPFSEGNDPAFPRKNLTPNSAYQAGMNTPDMQGRMGTYEPNKDPFGNMRKVGEQFLPANQGSNSGVGDQQQQQPSQQQQQQQQPPQPPFNRGPPGAMGTMPMGPRQQYPYGPGYDRRSEQGMGPEGNMGSGAPQPNPMMSANTDTGMYSPNRFPPQQPRHDSYGNQYPGQGTPPTGSYPNQQPGLYQQQSYKRPVDGVYPPSKRHEAEYSGPFHGGQQPPQQQQQQGGASAPSSGQPETYNQFSGGGPYPGADRRPTGPGNQFPFPFGRERMQGATGPNAQPNMPPHMMQSGPEGPQGAMWQGPRDINYQNYPGRQGGPGGPPQGPGYPGMNRSEEIMSTEQRMNHDGQWGGQMGPRQPPYGPGGPGQAMPRSVQANYQPPQGVQNHIPQVSSPASMPRPMESRTSPSKSPYMHGVMKMQKAGPPVPASHIVPPPVQSPLIRRDMPFPPGSIEASHPVLKPRRRLTVKDIGTPEAWRVMMSLKSGLLGESTWALDTINVLLYDDSTISTFDLNTLPGLLELVVEYFRRCLIEIFGILKEYEVGDPGQRTLLDPDALKSDCDNTDEEREAEEMEHGKEEEEEEEEEPDAYGQTRVKEEKEKEQCQDLRDPDEERKRKGTLSEQTAPSESLTTHQRPKQASKFDKFPLKVVRKRDPFVDGHSNNHGKLQEFDSGLLHWSAGGGDSTDHIQTHFEPCKDFLERRERVTLPPVLLRRQAPEEEMQEDFLSGEEEKQKCEEDDSRESSSLEKNTAPDKTSPPVHGEEGNTDPETNVIERGAISHQENNRPILSSSILTQKSEQSSTILEDEPHSKDEGPLIALADWQDSLARRCICISNIVRSLSFVPGNDHEMSKHPGLLLILGRLILLHHRHPERKQAPLTYEKDEESDDGVGQRDEWWWDCLELLRENTLVTLANISGQLDLSLYSESICLPLLDGLLHWAVCPSAEAQDPFPTLGPNSTLSPQRLVLETLSKLSIQDNNVDLILATPPFVRLEKLYGNLVRLIGDRKIAVCREMAVVLLANLAQGDTLAARAIAVQKGSVGNLLGFLEDSLAATQLQQSQSSLLHLQGMHFEPTSPDMMRRAARALHALAKVEENHGEFTLHESRLLDLSVSPLMNSLVSHVICDVLFLIGQS from the exons ATGGCCGCTCAGGTCGCCAGCGCCACCACTCTTAACACTAGCCCGCCTTCCGAACTCAAAAAGCCGGATCGAGACCCAAAGGAAGAGTCGGTACCGGGGGAGAAGCAGTCAGATAAAAAGCAGCCGGGCTTGGACAGCGGATCGCCGGGCCGGGGGGATCTGCAGGACGGGAGCGACTCTGGAaatgcagggggaggaggggaaccTGAGATGAAGAACGGGAATGGGAACCCACCCAGGGCTAACAATAATAACCAGAATGACTCTGCCGGACCGGAGGGAAATAACCATCCCGGTTTTGTACATCACCACGGACCAGCTTTTCCTCCACCTTCCTACGGATACAGTCAGCATTACGGACGGGCCCCTTTTCATCAACATGGCGGACAACAAAGCCCTGGCATGGCAGCTGCTGCGGGTCCGGTCGTACAGTCGGGCAACATAATGGACCCATATCAACCTAATTCACACGACCATGGCTTTTCGAACCATCAATTTAACAGTTACAGCCCATTCCCGAACAGGACTCCATACCCCGGCCAAGCATACGCCATGAACTCCCCTCGCAGTAACCAGGCGCCGACAGCTGGGGGGCAGCCAGCTAACGTGAAGCAACCGCCACCATCGGGAGGACCAACGGCGATGGTTGGATCTTACAATAACCAGCGATACAATATTGGAAACCCTCAGCCAACATCCACACCGACACTCAACAAACTTTTAACGTCACCCAGCTCGACGAGGGCATATTCAAACTACCCGTCTAGCGACTACAGTAGCCAAGAAGGAGCTAGTAAGGGGCCGAGTGACATGGGCAGTAGCGGGTTGTATGGAGGGAGCAATCCGGCTTGGCAACAAAGAAGTCATCTCCCGTCGCCTATGAGCCCGGGAAGTGCCGGGCAGCCGCTAGTTAGGAACCAG CCACCTGGTTCCATGGACCCAATGGCAAAAATGAGAGGCCAGCCATACGGAGCGGGCAGTCCATACAGTCAGCAGTCACAACAAGGGCCCCCCACTGTACCACAACAAGGGCCTGGTTACCCTGGCCAGGGTTATGGCTCACCAGGTCAACAGCGATATCCAGTGGGAATGCAAGGACGTTCTCCTGGAGGCATGGGTGGAATGCCATATGGTCCACAG ATGGGTTCTTATGGACAGCAGGGCCCTGGAGGGTATGGCTCACAAGGGCAGGCACCATATTATGGCCAGCCTAGCCAGGCTCCTCACACAGGCCAACAGCAGACTCCTTATTCACCATCTCCACAAGGACAACCAAGTGGCCAGACTTCTTATCCAGGACAACCCCACCCTCCATCGACTGCTTCGCACGGGCAAGCCGGCCCACCGTATCAGCAGCCCCACATGCCCCCACAATCCCAGGGTCCTCTGTCGGCTCCAGCCCAAGGGTCTCCTCAGGCCCAGCCACCGTACTCCCAAGCATCAGGCCCACAGTCTGGTCAGTCGATGTATGGTCAACAGCAGGTTCCTCCTAACCAggcccagcagcaacagcagagttCCCAGGATACACCTGGATCACAGGGCCAACCCAGTTACCCCGGATCCACACAGGTCCCTCCACAGCCCCCCtcgcagcagcaaccacagtcTCAGGCTCCACCACAGCCAACTGGACACAGCCAACATCCACAAGGTCAGCCTGTTGCTtatcctcagcagcagcaagcacAACAGTCACCTTATCAGCGCTTCCCTCCACCCCAGCAG GATCTGTCAGGGTCCATTGATGACCTGCCCACAGGCACAGAGGGTGCTCTGAGTCCTGGCGTGAGCACATCAGGTGTGTCTAGCAACCAGGGTGAGCAGAGTAACCAGGCTCAGTCACCCTTCTCTCCTCACACATCTCCTCACCTGCCTGGCATTCGGGGGCCTTCCCCTTCCCCGGCTGGCTCCCCTGCCAGTTCCAGCACCCCACGCACAGGACCGCTGTCCCCTGCCAATATGCCAG GTACCCAGATGCCTCCCAGACCATCGAGCGTGCAGTCAGATGGGAGTCTACATCCAGCCATGAGCCAGTCCCCAATGGCCCAGGACAGAG ggTTTATGCAGAGAAATCCCCAGATGCCACCTTATGGTTCCCCTCAGTCTGCCTCTGCTTTGTCGCCACGTCAGTCCTCTGGTGGGCAGATGCATCCTGGGATGGGTCCATATCAGCAGAACAACTCAATGGGTGGCTATGCACAGCAGGGAGGGCAATATGGTCCCCAAG GTTATCCCCGGCAACCTGGTTATGGCAGTATGCCCAATGCAAATTACCCCGGCGTGGGTATGGGTCCGATGAACCCAATGACAGGGCAAGGTGCAGGATCACCATATAGTGGAATGCCTCCAGGAAGAATGCCTCCAAATCAAATGGGGGCACGTCCATATGGTCCTAATATGGGTCCAAATATGGGGCCCAACATGGGGCCGAACATGCCTCCCAACATGGCCAATATACCACCTCAGGTGAGCTCGGGAATGTGTCCTCCTCCAGTGATGAACAGAAAACCCCAAGACCCTGCCGCCATGCAGCACCCTCCCAGTAACTCGATGCACAACAG GATGCCTGGTTACCATAACATGTCTCCAGGAATGATGGGGTCTGGACCCCACTATGGTCCACCAATGAATAGTATGCCTGGAATGATGAACACACAAGGTGGCTCACCTTATGCAATAGGGCCAAACATAGCCAATAATTCAAGTG GTATGGCCTCTGGCCCCGAAGtaaacaataaaatgaataacaaaGTCGATGGGAATACAACGCCCAAGCCAGAACCTAAATCAAAG AAATCGAACTCTTCGACCACATCGAATGAAAAGATAACACGGCTGTATGACTTAGGACCAGAGCCAGACAGGAAGATGTGGGTGGAGCGTTATTTGGCTTTTGTTGAGGAGAAAGCCATGGGCTTGACAAACCTGCCTGCTGTAGGCCGTAAACCCCTCGACCTCTTCCTGCTGTACACATCGGTTAAAGGATTTGGCGGAATGTCGCAG gtgaataaaaataagaagTGGCGTGATCTGGCTGCTTCCCTGAATGTGGGTACATCCAGCAGTGCTGCCAGCTCTTTGAAGAAACAGTACATCCAGTGTCTGTATGCCTTCGAATGCAAAATCGAGCGTGGCGAGGACCCCCCTCCTGAGATTTTTACAGACAACAAAAAGAGCCAGCCTGCCAAAGTCCAGCCTCCGTCTCCAG CATCCCTTAGCTCTACAGCTGGGTCGGGCTCCTTGCAAGGTCCACAGACACCACAGTCCACCAGTAGTTCTATGGCTGAAGGCGGAGACCTTAAACCCCCGACCCCTGCCTCTACCCCACACACCCAGATGCCCCCCATGCCACCAGGGTCCAG GAGCAGTGTAAACCTACAGGATCCTTTTTCTGAGGGAAACGACCCTGCTTTTCCCAGGAAGAACCTGACACCCAACTCGGCCTACCAGGCCGGCATGAACACACCAGACATGCAAGGACGCATGGGCACTTACGAGCCCAACAAGGATCCCTTTGGGAACATGAGGAAAG TTGGAGAGCAATTTCTGCCTGCTAACCAGGGTTCTAACAGTGGGGTGGGtgaccagcaacagcagcaaccatcacagcagcagcagcagcagcagcagccgccacaGCCTCCATTTAACAGGGGACCACCAGGGGCCATGGGTACAATGCCAATGGGGCCCAGACAGCAGTATCCTTATGGACCAGGCTATGACAGGAG ATCTGAGCAAGGAATGGGCCCAGAGGGCAACATGGGATCTGGTGCTCCTCAGCCAAATCCTATGATGTCTGCAAACACCGACACTGGGATGTATTCGCCAAATCGCTTCCCACCACAGCAGCCAAG ACATGATTCCTATGGTAATCAGTATCCTGGACAGGGAACGCCCCCTACTGGCTCCTACCCAAATCAGCAGCCTGGATTGTACCAACAACAG aGTTACAAGCGTCCTGTTGATGGGGTTTATCCTCCGTCAAAACGTCATGAAGCAGAGTACAGTGGGCCTTTCCATGGTGGTCAGCAAcccccacagcagcaacaacagcagggTGGTGCTTCAGCACCCTCTTCAGGACAGCCGGAAACATACAATCAGTTCAGTGGTGGCGGCCCATATCCTGGTGCCGATCGCCGTCCAACTGGCCCGGGCAATCAGTTCCCATTTCCCTTTGGCCGTGAACGTATGCAGGGAGCAACAGGGCCCAATGCTCAGCCAAACATGCCCCCTCATATGATGCAGTCAGGCCCTGAAGGTCCTCAGGGTGCTATGTGGCAGGGACCACGAGACATAAACTATCAGAATTACCCTGGTCGGCAGGGTGGACCTGGGGGCCCACCTCAGGGACCTGGTTACCCAGGCATGAACCGCTCAGAGGAAATTATGTCTACAGAACAGCGCATGAATCATGATGGCCAGTGGGGGGGTCAGATGGGACCTCGACAGCCTCCTTATGGTCCAGGAGGGCCAGGTCAAGCTATGCCTCGGTCAGTACAGGCCAACTACCAGCCCCCTCAGGGTGTACAGAACCACATTCCACAGGTGTCCAGCCCAGCCTCCATGCCCCGCCCCATGGAGAGTAGGACATCACCTAGTAAATCTCCTTATATGCACGGAGTAATGAAGATGCAGAAGGCTGGCCCCCCAGTACCTGCTTCTCATATAGTGCCCCCTCCAGTGCAGTCGCCTCTAATAAGGCGGGACATGCCTTTTCCCCCAGGCTCTATAGAAGCTTCTCATCCAGTTCTAAAACCACGTCGGAGACTCACTGTGAAAGATATCG GAACACCTGAGGCCTGGAGAGTCATGATGTCACTAAAGTCTGGTTTACTGGGTGAAAGTACATGGGCCTTGGATACAATCAATGTTCTCCTCTATGATGACAGCACCATTTCCACTTTTGATCTCAACACA TTGCCTGGCCTTTTGGAGTTGGTGGTTGAGTATTTCCGACGTTGTCTCATTGAAATCTTTGGAATTCTGAAAGAGTATGAAGTTGGAGACCCCGGCCAGAGGACACTACTTGATCCCGATGCCTTGAAAAGTGATTGTGACAACACGGATGAAGAAcgagaggcagaggagatggaacatgggaaagaagaggaggaggaggaggaggaagagccggATGCATATGGCCAGACTCGTgtcaaagaggagaaggagaaagaacaGTGCCAAGATTTGCGAGATCCAGATGAGGAGCGAAAAAGAAAGGGTACTTTGTCTGAACAGACGGCCCCATCGGAGTCCTTAACTACCCACCAGAGACCTAAACAGGCCAGCAAGTTTGACAAGTTTCCATTAAAGGTGGTACGAAAGAGAGACCCATTTGTGGATGGACATTCCAACAATCATGGCAAACTGCAGGAGTTTGATAGCGGGTTGCTTCACTGGAGTGCCGGAGGAGGCGATTCAACAGATCACATCCAGACTCACTTCGAACCATGCAAAGACTTCCTTGAGCGACGAGAGCGAGTAACTTTACCCCCAGTTTTGCTGAGGCGACAGGccccagaagaagaaatgcaggaagACTTTCTATCAGGCgaagaggagaaacagaagTGCGAAGAGGATGACTCCAGAGAGTCCTCTTCCTTAGAGAAAAATACAGCACCAGACAAAACCAGCCCTCCAGTCCATGGCGAGGAGGGAAACACAGATCCTGAGACAAATGTGATTGAGAGAGGCGCTATAAGCCACCAAGAGAATAATAGACCCATTCTTTCCTCCAGCATTTTAACCCAGAAGTCCGAGCAGAGTAGTACTATCCTGGAAGATGAACCTCACAGCAAAGACGAGGGGCCGCTCATTGCACTTGCTGACTGGCAGGATTCTTTAGCCCGCCGTTGCATTTGTATTTCCAACATAGTCCGCAGCCTGTCTTTTGTGCCAGGCAATGACCACGAGATGTCCAAACACCCAGGGCTTCTCCTGATACTGGGACGCCTGATTCTGCTTCACCATAGGCACCCCGAACGCAAACAGGCTCCGCTCACGTATGAGAAGGACGAAGAGTCGGATGATGGCGTCGGACAAAGAGATGAATGGTGGTGGGACTGTTTGGAGCTCCTGAGGGAGAACACACTGGTCACGTTGGCAAACATCTCAGGCCAGCTAGATCTCTCCCTTTACAGTGAGAGCATCTGTTTGCCTCTGTTGGATGGTCTCCTCCACTGGGCCGTCTGCCCCTCAGCAGAGGCTCAAGACCCATTCCCCACCCTGGGCCCTAACAGCACTTTGTCACCTCAGAGACTGGTTCTTGAGACACTAAGCAAGCTGAGCATCCAAGACAACAATGTGGACCTCATCTTGGCCACTCCGCCCTTTGTTCGGTTAGAGAAGCTGTACGGAAACCTTGTGCGACTAATTGGAGACAGGAAGATTGCAGTCTGCAGGGAGATGGCTGTGGTCCTACTGGCCAACCTAGCCCAGGGAGACACTCTGGCAGCTCGAGCGATTGCTGTCCAAAAAGGCAGCGTGGGCAACTTGCTTGGCTTTCTCGAGGATAGTTTGGCTgccacacagctgcagcagagccagagcTCTCTGCTACACCTGCAGGGGATGCACTTTGAGCCCACCAGCCCGGACATGATGCGGCGAGCTGCCCGGGCACTGCATGCCTTAGCCAAGGTGGAGGAGAACCACGGAGAATTCACACTACACGAATCCCGGCTCCTCGACCTTTCAGTGTCTCCCTTAATGAACTCACTGGTTTCCCATGTTATCTGTGACGTACTCTTTTTAATTGGCCAGTCATGA